A DNA window from Helianthus annuus cultivar XRQ/B chromosome 15, HanXRQr2.0-SUNRISE, whole genome shotgun sequence contains the following coding sequences:
- the LOC110914186 gene encoding protein FAR1-RELATED SEQUENCE 7-like, translating into MFEREWKLIMIDFGLTENKWLDDMFCMRSSWIPAFYRHEPMSGLMRTTSRSESENHFFCQVANSQLTLVEFFNHFDGAMDIQRFNHRKNDHISRNTVPDNFSESTLEDDAMKIYTRSIFADQQAELQGTLSECLPIETKIEEPFLRISMKDWKAHGDGLLEVCFKKGEDVIALCTCRRFEQYGLLCKHIYFVFKMFKVKEIPNKYVMRRWTKDVVPNDLNNTFDITVDGDDAHKKAKEVAYEIMQTGEYLIGNLIKDFDHLLIVRDRMREMKEMVDELRITKPIDPKFDRYSRLIGYEKPNTDEPPTVRVPTGIRNKGRGHDIRTCEVLKGKATAADKVANKEGRKRRAIQLEKDPNLVDEEDEEVESGDEEEFEESDEVEDSDFECEDE; encoded by the exons ATGTTTGAGAGAGAATGGAAGCTGATAATGATTGATTTCGGTCTAACTGAGAATAAGTGGCTTGATGATATGTTTTGCATGAGATCTTCGTGGATCCCAGCGTTCTATCGTCATGAGCCTATGTCTGGGCTTATGCGGACCACTTCTAGATCAGAGAGCGAAAACCATTTTTTCTGTCAAGTTGCGAATTCTCAACTTACCCTTGTTGAGTTCTTTAACCATTTTGACGGTGCAATGGACATTCAAAGATTCAACCATCGGAAGAATGACCATATATCTAGAAATACAGTCCCGGATAACTTTTCTGAATCTACTCTAGAGGATGATGCCATGAAAATTTACACCAGGTCAATTTTTGCTGATCAACAGGCAGAGTTACAAGGAACATTGTCCGAGTGCCTTCCTATAGAGACTAAAATTGAGGAACCTTTTTTGAGGATAAGTATGAAGGATTGGAAAGCTCACGGCGACGGTTTATTAGAG GTATGTTTCAAGAAGGGCGAGGATGTAATTGCATTATGCACGTGTCGCAGGTTTGAACAATATGGATTGTTGTGCAAGCATATATATTTCGTGTTCAAGATGTTCAAAGTGAAGGAAATTCCCAACAAGTATGTAATGAGAAGATGGACTAAAGATGTGGTACCGAATGATCTTaataatacatttgatattactgTTGACGGTGATGATGCGCATAAAAAGGCCAAAGAGGTTGCGTATGAGATTATGCAGACTGGAGAGTATCTTATTGGTAATCTGATCAAAGATTTCGATCATCTACTTATAGTTAGGGATCGGATGAGAGAGATGAAAGAAATGGTTGATGAActtcgcataaccaagcccatcGACCCTAAGTTTGATAGATATTCACGGTTAATTGGTTACGAGAAACCAAACACTGACGAGCCACCTACAGTCCGTGTGCCAACCGGTATTAGAAACAAAGGACGAG gtcatgACATTCGAACCTGCGAGGTGTTAAAGGGTAAAGCTACTGCTGCTGATAAGGTTGCCAATAAGGAGGGGAGGAAAAGAAGAGCAATTCAGTTAGAGAAGGATCCTAATTTAGTTGATGAAGAGGACGAGGAGGTTGAAAGTGGTGACGAAGAGGAGTTTGAGGAGTCCGACGAAGTAGAAGATAGTGATTTTGAATGCGAAGACGAGTAG
- the LOC110914187 gene encoding uncharacterized protein LOC110914187, protein MIREKREKRLAELGDAYRSPYCNRVTNLYEPLLVRDQNIICYLLAPMGDIGTLIYKSDSGVEALKIIFETFHPSQYISYGGMDTFVDVLNFEEKKRDRKSSPYRLFLPTTILQDEMFEPKITDSDRLKVFGPGVDDILCKYQVKKVDKVDLIFIPVLLSDHYWCLCFNMKNGDIELIDNSRYAESFTKRYRGRPEKLRRVLVLYLKGKLGQKEWITKLEKAKIIRKEMEWRTLQNGSDCGVFTMRHMETYKGKSPWNAGFKTEDQKEMQDSQLRFLRYRYLSKIVLSDYNLIRKEVYDKATDFMANSIPADALHDLDSKISNRLEQFFKLKKRKQNEKS, encoded by the exons ATGATCAGGGAAAAGAGGGAAAAGCGGCTGGCAGAACTAGGTGACGCATATAGATCGCCTTACTGCAACAGGGTAACCAACCTATATGAGCCACTTTTGGTACGTGACCAAAACATCATCTGTTATCTCTTAGCTCCGATGGGAGATATTGG GACATTGATATACAAGTCTGACAGTGGAGTCGAAGCGCTTAAAATCATATTTGAAACCTTCCACCCATCGCAATACATATCATATGGTGGAATGGACACATTTGTAGATGTTTTAAACTTTGAAGAGAAAAAAAGGGACAGAAAATCATCACCCTACAGGCTGTTCTTACCAACTACAATATTG CAAGACGAAATGTTTGAGCCAAAAATCACAGATAGTGATCGATTGAAAGTATTCGGACCAGGCGTAGACGATATATTGTGTAAGTATCAGGTGAAGAAAGTTGACAAAGTTGATCTCATCTTCATTCCAGTACTACTTTCTGATCATTACTGGTGCCTATGCTTTAACATGAAAAATGGAGATATCGAGTTAATCGATAACTCTCGGTATGCCGAATCGTTTACCAAACGCTACCGTGGACGCCCCGAAAAGCTG CGGAGAGTCCTAGTGCTATACCTAAAAGGCAAACTTGGACAAAAAGAGTGGATAACAAAGTTGGAAAAAGCAAAAATAATTCGAAAGGAAATGGAGTGGAGAACTCTTCAAAATGGTAGTGACTGTGGTGTCTTCACTATGAGGCATATGGAGACATACAAGGGCAAATCTCCATGGAATGCAGGGTTTAAAACGGAAGACCAGAAAGAAATGCAAGATTCACAACTACGGTTTTTGCGGTACAGGTATCTTAGTAAGATTGTATTGTCCGACTACAATCTTATAAGGAAGGAGGTATACGACAAAGCTACGGACTTTATGGCGAATTCGATCCCCGCTGATGCTTTGCACGATCTAGATAGCAAAATAAGTAACAGATTAGAGCAGTTCTTCAAGCTCAAAAAGAGGAAACAAAATGAAAAGTCGTAG
- the LOC118487528 gene encoding uncharacterized protein LOC118487528 yields the protein MEDTDEYMIPPVDTTHVYNRRNLTGNLDGEDPIDEGDIPSNTDWFDGWNPNEHISDMNLDEMDIGTQTQKEIDYCSTPVQLTGVIYDHAAWEASKKNKKVLLKTMDNNIKKYISLVSDMNALVKGVKEKFFWDVEIMERCKRWNDAVKNSVSTDTVSIPAEVSYAGDEVVQNKVGQCGETNQELEGDGDAKLEHQNTVKDKGCDDVHDTPFDDGGISDSCLAALQTIEPGVYRQTTEVAQADVVNNMDQPVNLAECSQQQAHKQNTITDAYDKDKPPTTSADEPAEVTEAEMHEHK from the exons ATGGAAGATACGGATGAGTACATGATACCACCAGTGGATACGACACATGTCTACAACAGAAGAAACCTGACTGGAAACCTGGATGGGGAGGATCCGATTGACGAAGGAGACATACCATCAAATACGGATTGGTTTGACGGGTGGAATCCGAATGAACATATTTCAGACATGAATTTAGATGAAATGGACATAGGGACACAAACGCAAAAAGAGATTGACTACTGCAGCACTCCAGTTCAACTAACCGGGGTGATCTATGATCATGCTGCGTGGGAAGCctcgaaaaaaaataaaaag GTGTTGTTGAAAACAATGGACAATAATATAAAGAAATACATTTCTCTTGTTTCGGATATGAATGCTCTCGTTAAGGGTGTAAAGGAGAAGTTTTTCTGGGATGTTGAAATTATGGAAAGGTGTAAAAGATGGAATGATGCGGTTAAAAATTCCGTTTCTACGGATACAGTTTCGATACCTGCTGAAGTAAGCTATGCTGGTGATGAGGTGGTTCAAAACAAAGTCGGACAATGTGGCGAAACAAATCAAGAGTTAGAGGGCGATGGAGATGCAAAATTGGAACATCAAAACACGGTGAAAGATAAAG GATGTGATGATGTTCATGATACCCCATTTGATGATGGTGGTATTTCGGACTCGTGCCTGGCTGCCTTACAAACCATCGAACCAGGCGTATACAGGCAGACTACAGAAG TGGCGCAAGCAGATGTGGTGAACAACATGGACCAACCTGTAAATTTGGCAGAGTGCAGTCAACAACAAGCACATAAACAGAATACAATAACCGACGCCTATGATAAAGATAAGCCTCCGACAACATCAGCTGATGAACCTGCTGAAGTGACCGAAGCAGAAATGCA CGAACACAAATAA